The following are from one region of the Cetobacterium somerae genome:
- a CDS encoding glycosyltransferase family 4 protein: MKIVLDGRLISDFETGISKYSRELIKIYQEYYGYDNVLVIINNKLKNKKEFKNIETNLNPFRIKDFVRFHKFLEKIDASIYHSFFYSNSLKKDRTKKYITTVHDLMYLEVESFFGKNLLKNFIGKKYFNFIVSNSLNNSDIIISVSKTTQKDLKKYFKKESEVIIEGTNKISLKEKSVTNLINKSYFLYVGNSRPHKNLEFLLSCFLKAKTEEKLVLVGTNNKIKINNPDILTLGYMEDNELNWLYKNCEAFIFPSLYEGFGLPILEALSKGAKVFSSNKGSLGEFSEKAVYFFNPLEEAELIKLLETSKNLENNILEVKKELEKYTWEITKRDMVKIFNKIKE; the protein is encoded by the coding sequence TTGAAAATTGTATTAGATGGTAGATTAATTTCAGATTTTGAAACAGGTATTTCTAAGTATTCGAGAGAACTAATAAAGATTTATCAAGAGTATTATGGATATGATAATGTATTAGTTATTATAAATAATAAGTTAAAGAATAAAAAAGAATTTAAAAATATAGAAACTAATTTAAATCCATTTCGTATAAAAGATTTTGTTAGATTTCATAAATTTTTAGAAAAAATAGATGCTAGTATATACCATAGTTTTTTTTATTCTAATAGTTTAAAGAAAGATAGAACAAAGAAGTACATAACAACAGTTCATGATTTAATGTATTTAGAAGTAGAGAGTTTTTTTGGAAAAAATTTATTAAAAAATTTTATTGGAAAAAAATATTTCAATTTTATAGTGTCAAATTCTCTAAATAATTCAGATATAATTATATCTGTTTCAAAAACAACTCAAAAAGATTTGAAAAAATACTTTAAAAAAGAATCAGAAGTTATTATTGAAGGAACAAATAAAATATCTTTAAAAGAAAAAAGTGTAACGAATCTAATAAATAAATCGTATTTTTTATATGTGGGAAATTCTAGACCACATAAAAATCTAGAGTTTTTATTATCATGTTTTTTAAAGGCAAAAACAGAAGAAAAATTAGTACTTGTTGGAACCAATAATAAAATAAAGATTAATAATCCAGATATTTTAACATTAGGTTATATGGAAGATAATGAGTTGAATTGGTTGTATAAAAATTGCGAAGCATTTATTTTCCCATCATTATATGAAGGATTTGGATTACCGATTTTGGAGGCTTTAAGTAAAGGAGCAAAAGTTTTTTCTTCAAATAAAGGTTCTTTAGGAGAATTTTCAGAAAAAGCTGTATATTTTTTTAATCCGCTGGAGGAAGCTGAATTAATAAAACTATTAGAAACTTCAAAAAATTTAGAAAATAATATTTTAGAAGTGAAAAAAGAGCTAGAAAAATATACATGGGAAATTACTAAAAGAGATATGGTTAAAATTTTTAATAAAATTAAAGAATAG
- a CDS encoding glycosyltransferase family protein, translated as MDKIIIITGSYPPDPCGVGDYTQKIVEELKKDKKINIEVLKIGKFNLKESYNTFKYLNKHKNTIKLLQYPTLGYGWSILPQILSLFFSKNMYINLHEFSQRKFKARLASSIFFLSKAHIIFTTQDERIYALKKFKFLEKRSSIINIASNIEFICEKAENKKIYDLLNFGIIMPNKGLEDFFYLVKKLREEKFDGKILLVGRKQKENLNYFNEIVKICKRYDVELKVDMDDVSVAKEISKSKVAYLPFPDGVTFRRGSFLACLGNEVKVLTYPNVKSYDFNEIKVLCEIIEKKEDSVQAYKTLLYKKNTIFDSQEYNAFLEKFNWKSVIKKFKKLMLTEESKSKE; from the coding sequence ATGGATAAAATTATAATAATTACAGGATCATATCCTCCAGATCCTTGTGGAGTAGGAGATTATACTCAGAAAATAGTAGAAGAATTAAAAAAAGATAAAAAAATAAATATTGAAGTTTTGAAAATAGGTAAATTTAATTTAAAAGAAAGTTATAATACTTTTAAATATTTAAATAAGCACAAAAATACAATAAAATTATTACAATATCCGACGTTAGGATATGGATGGAGTATACTACCTCAAATTTTAAGCCTTTTTTTTTCAAAGAATATGTATATAAATTTACATGAATTTTCTCAAAGAAAATTTAAAGCTAGATTGGCAAGTTCTATATTTTTTTTATCAAAGGCTCATATAATATTTACAACACAGGACGAAAGAATTTATGCATTGAAAAAATTTAAATTTTTAGAAAAGAGGAGCTCAATAATAAATATTGCAAGTAATATAGAATTTATATGTGAAAAGGCTGAGAATAAGAAAATTTATGATCTTTTAAATTTTGGGATAATTATGCCTAATAAAGGATTAGAAGATTTTTTCTATTTAGTTAAAAAATTAAGAGAAGAGAAATTTGATGGAAAAATTTTATTAGTCGGAAGGAAACAAAAAGAAAATTTAAATTATTTTAATGAGATAGTAAAAATATGCAAAAGATATGATGTAGAATTAAAAGTAGATATGGATGATGTTTCTGTGGCAAAAGAAATTTCAAAATCAAAGGTAGCCTATTTACCTTTTCCAGATGGAGTAACGTTTAGAAGAGGGAGTTTTTTAGCATGTTTAGGAAATGAGGTAAAAGTTTTAACATATCCAAATGTAAAGAGTTATGATTTTAATGAAATTAAAGTTCTTTGTGAAATAATAGAAAAAAAAGAAGATTCAGTGCAGGCTTATAAAACGTTATTGTACAAAAAAAATACTATCTTTGATTCACAAGAATATAATGCTTTTTTAGAAAAATTTAATTGGAAAAGTGTAATTAAAAAATTTAAAAAATTAATGTTAACAGAAGAAAGTAAAAGTAAGGAATAA
- a CDS encoding EpsG family protein, whose translation MIIWILILVTTTLMFFLEWSFKLKKDVKRMFSFLYLLTIDFLIGFRYKIGWDYDNYILMMDGKSWDKKTVEILSLLIFEGINYFKLNKQMFFLITTIIFIFCLSKFIQEFSKYYYLSFLVYFLDARGFITQTSTVRQSLAIGCFLYSLIYIVKKNQLLKGYCILLIGIFFHISIIFTIPFVMLRKIRVKNYYFLFTPIFLIIINLGFKHIIKILGGRYNYYLYADFGAISQLKLVILNLLIYLIVIYKKEKMKNEKDELYNLFKIGVLLYPFCMLYSAVLGRLTEYFTILIIIFLPNVIMSSKINFKKIVSFLILIIMLGFYVLKGVLTKQQNSEISADNYNYKLNIKLFNEEK comes from the coding sequence ATGATAATTTGGATATTGATATTAGTGACAACAACCTTAATGTTTTTCTTAGAATGGAGTTTTAAGTTAAAAAAAGATGTAAAAAGAATGTTTAGTTTTTTATATCTATTAACAATAGATTTTTTAATTGGATTCAGATATAAAATAGGCTGGGATTATGATAATTATATATTGATGATGGATGGGAAAAGTTGGGATAAAAAAACTGTTGAAATACTAAGTTTGTTAATATTTGAAGGAATTAACTATTTTAAATTAAATAAGCAAATGTTTTTTTTAATAACAACTATAATTTTTATTTTTTGCTTAAGTAAATTTATACAGGAATTTTCGAAATATTATTATTTAAGTTTTTTAGTTTATTTTTTAGATGCGAGAGGTTTTATAACTCAAACATCGACAGTAAGACAATCTCTGGCAATAGGATGTTTTTTATATTCTTTGATATATATAGTAAAAAAAAATCAACTATTAAAAGGGTATTGTATTTTATTAATAGGTATTTTTTTTCATATCAGCATTATATTTACAATACCTTTTGTAATGCTCAGAAAAATAAGAGTAAAAAATTATTATTTTTTATTTACACCTATTTTTTTAATAATAATAAATTTAGGATTTAAACATATTATAAAAATTTTGGGTGGGAGATATAATTATTATTTGTATGCAGATTTTGGAGCAATATCACAATTGAAATTAGTAATATTAAATTTATTAATATATCTAATAGTAATTTATAAAAAAGAAAAAATGAAAAATGAAAAAGACGAACTATATAATTTGTTCAAAATAGGAGTATTATTATATCCATTTTGCATGCTTTATTCGGCAGTATTAGGAAGATTAACAGAATATTTTACTATATTAATTATAATTTTTTTACCAAATGTTATTATGTCATCAAAAATAAACTTTAAGAAAATAGTTTCATTTTTAATTTTGATAATAATGCTAGGTTTTTATGTATTAAAAGGTGTACTTACAAAACAACAAAATAGCGAAATTTCAGCAGATAATTATAATTATAAATTAAACATAAAATTATTCAATGAGGAGAAATAA
- a CDS encoding mannose-1-phosphate guanylyltransferase, protein MLVGLIMAGGSGERFWPLSTPEKPKQLLSLFSNKSMIRETVDRILPIIESDKIFIATNILQVEEIKKELPDIPEENIVIEPAFKDTAAAIGYTTLIIEEKFKNLNEKIEVVVLASDHLIKNDSKFRDVILKGAKEARENSTIVTLGIKPDKPETGYGYIEVNNNEVLCLNEIYKVRRFREKPNRETAEEYVASGKYLWNSGMFIFTTSTIFKNFEVLMPEHMDIFKKIRIEISKDKSGIELSNSVKKYFDEFEKISIDFGIMEYSKNIKVIPVSIGWNDIGSFAALPEIFEPDDSENIIRDTKTIIHEASNNIVVCNDSIVSLLGVKNLIIVKNGDNILICHKDSAQDIKKIVHKYNQLKKER, encoded by the coding sequence ATGTTAGTAGGACTTATAATGGCGGGAGGAAGTGGAGAGAGATTTTGGCCACTATCAACTCCGGAAAAACCAAAGCAATTGCTATCTCTTTTTTCAAATAAATCAATGATAAGAGAGACCGTAGATAGAATTTTACCAATAATAGAATCAGATAAAATTTTTATAGCAACTAATATATTGCAAGTAGAAGAGATAAAAAAAGAATTGCCCGATATACCAGAAGAAAATATTGTAATAGAACCAGCATTTAAAGATACAGCAGCAGCAATAGGTTATACAACGTTAATAATAGAAGAAAAATTTAAAAATTTAAATGAAAAGATAGAAGTTGTAGTTTTAGCTTCGGATCATCTTATAAAAAATGATAGTAAATTTAGAGATGTTATTTTAAAGGGAGCAAAAGAGGCAAGAGAAAATTCAACGATAGTAACTCTGGGAATAAAACCAGATAAACCAGAAACAGGGTATGGATATATTGAAGTAAATAATAATGAAGTATTGTGTTTAAATGAAATATACAAAGTTAGAAGATTTCGTGAAAAACCAAATAGAGAAACAGCAGAAGAATATGTAGCTTCAGGAAAATATTTGTGGAACTCAGGAATGTTTATTTTTACAACTTCAACAATTTTTAAAAATTTTGAAGTTCTTATGCCAGAACATATGGATATTTTTAAGAAGATTAGAATAGAAATATCTAAAGATAAAAGCGGAATAGAGTTGAGCAATTCAGTAAAAAAATATTTTGATGAGTTTGAAAAAATTTCAATAGATTTTGGTATAATGGAGTATTCAAAGAATATAAAAGTTATACCTGTATCAATAGGATGGAATGATATCGGTAGCTTTGCAGCTCTTCCAGAAATTTTTGAACCAGATGATTCAGAAAATATAATTAGAGATACAAAGACTATAATTCATGAAGCAAGTAATAATATTGTTGTATGTAATGATTCTATAGTATCTTTATTAGGTGTAAAAAATTTGATAATTGTAAAAAATGGAGATAATATCTTAATATGTCATAAAGATAGTGCACAAGATATTAAAAAAATTGTTCATAAGTACAACCAATTAAAAAAGGAGAGATAA
- the rfbH gene encoding lipopolysaccharide biosynthesis protein RfbH, with translation MDKLNLLKQEILEKTKELYELKFGGKKEFTPGETYVNYGGRFFDEKEMVNLIDSSLDFWLTTGPWAKKFEKGLAEYLGTKYCSLVNSGSSANLLAFMALTSPSLGDRRINRGDEVITVAAGFPTTVTPIIQYGAIPVFVDVEIPSYNIDVTQLEAALSEKTKAVMVAHTLGNPFNLKAVREFCDRNNLWLIEDNCDALGSEYFIDGEWKKTGTIGDLGTSSFYPPHHMTMGEGGAVYTNNSKLARLVNSFRDWGRDCWCDSGKDDTCKYRFTKQFGELPLGYDHKYVYSHFGYNLKVTDMQAAIGCAQLEKLPAIVEARRNNWERLYNGLKDLSDKIVLPEKEKESNPSWFGFLISVKENSGKSRVELAKYLEANKIQTRNLFAGNLIKHPAFDEMRASREGFRTVGDLKNTDFIMNNTIWIGVYPGMSNEMLDFMIEKVREYVLG, from the coding sequence GTGGATAAACTAAATTTATTAAAACAAGAAATATTAGAAAAAACTAAAGAATTATATGAATTAAAATTTGGAGGAAAAAAAGAATTTACTCCAGGAGAGACATATGTAAATTATGGAGGAAGATTTTTTGATGAAAAAGAGATGGTAAATTTAATAGATTCATCACTTGATTTCTGGTTAACGACTGGACCTTGGGCTAAAAAATTTGAAAAGGGATTAGCAGAGTATTTAGGAACAAAATATTGTTCATTAGTAAATTCAGGATCATCAGCCAATCTTTTAGCATTTATGGCATTAACATCTCCATCTTTAGGTGATAGAAGAATAAATAGAGGAGATGAAGTAATAACTGTAGCAGCAGGATTCCCAACTACAGTAACTCCTATTATTCAATATGGAGCAATCCCTGTATTTGTAGATGTAGAGATTCCTTCATATAATATAGATGTAACTCAATTAGAAGCAGCTTTATCAGAAAAAACTAAAGCAGTTATGGTAGCACACACTTTAGGAAATCCTTTTAATTTAAAAGCTGTAAGAGAGTTTTGTGATAGAAATAATCTATGGTTAATAGAAGATAACTGTGATGCTTTAGGTTCAGAGTACTTTATAGATGGAGAATGGAAAAAAACAGGAACTATTGGAGATTTAGGAACATCAAGTTTCTACCCACCTCATCATATGACTATGGGAGAAGGAGGAGCTGTATATACTAATAATTCTAAATTAGCTAGACTAGTTAATTCTTTCAGAGATTGGGGAAGAGATTGCTGGTGTGATAGTGGAAAAGATGATACTTGTAAATATAGATTTACAAAGCAATTTGGAGAATTACCTCTAGGTTATGACCACAAATATGTATACTCACACTTTGGATATAATTTAAAAGTTACAGATATGCAAGCAGCAATAGGATGTGCTCAACTTGAAAAACTTCCTGCAATTGTTGAAGCTAGAAGAAATAACTGGGAAAGATTATATAACGGATTAAAAGATTTAAGTGATAAGATCGTACTTCCAGAAAAAGAAAAAGAAAGCAATCCAAGTTGGTTTGGATTCTTAATTTCTGTTAAAGAAAATTCAGGAAAATCTAGAGTTGAATTAGCAAAGTATTTAGAAGCTAATAAAATTCAAACAAGAAATCTATTTGCAGGAAATCTGATAAAGCACCCAGCTTTTGATGAAATGAGAGCTTCAAGAGAAGGATTTAGAACTGTAGGAGATTTAAAAAATACAGATTTTATAATGAATAATACAATTTGGATTGGTGTATATCCAGGAATGAGTAATGAAATGTTAGACTTTATGATAGAAAAAGTAAGAGAGTATGTTTTAGGATAG
- the rfbF gene encoding glucose-1-phosphate cytidylyltransferase: MKAVILAGGFGTRLSEATNLIPKPMVEIGGKPILWHIMKTYSLHGINEFVICCGYKAYVIKEWFANYFMHNSDVTVDLANNTIEVHECKAEPWKVTLVDTGLHTMTGGRIKRIQKYIGDEPFLLTYGDGVSDIDITASIEEHKKNGKALTVTAYKPNGKFGALEIDDAGSVNAFTEKPAGDGMWINAGYFICEPEVFSYITEGDSTIFEKAPLENLAKDGKMHSYKHTGFWKPMDTLRDNTELNAMWDSGKAPWKKW; the protein is encoded by the coding sequence ATGAAAGCAGTTATTTTAGCAGGTGGATTTGGAACAAGACTTAGCGAAGCTACAAATTTAATACCAAAGCCAATGGTAGAAATTGGAGGAAAACCAATTTTATGGCATATAATGAAAACTTATTCACTACATGGAATAAATGAATTTGTTATTTGCTGTGGATATAAAGCTTATGTTATAAAAGAGTGGTTTGCAAATTACTTTATGCACAATTCTGATGTGACAGTGGATTTAGCAAATAATACTATAGAAGTTCATGAGTGTAAGGCTGAACCGTGGAAAGTAACTTTAGTAGATACAGGTCTTCATACTATGACTGGTGGAAGAATAAAGAGAATACAAAAATATATAGGTGATGAACCATTTTTATTAACTTATGGTGATGGAGTATCAGATATAGATATAACAGCGTCAATAGAAGAGCATAAAAAAAATGGTAAAGCATTAACAGTTACCGCATATAAGCCAAATGGAAAATTTGGAGCTCTAGAAATAGATGATGCTGGATCAGTAAATGCTTTTACTGAAAAACCTGCAGGTGATGGAATGTGGATAAATGCAGGATACTTTATATGTGAACCAGAAGTATTTTCATATATAACAGAGGGAGATAGTACAATATTTGAAAAAGCTCCTCTTGAAAATTTAGCAAAAGATGGAAAAATGCATTCATATAAGCATACTGGATTTTGGAAGCCAATGGATACATTAAGAGATAATACAGAATTAAATGCAATGTGGGATTCAGGGAAAGCACCTTGGAAAAAATGGTAG
- the rfbG gene encoding CDP-glucose 4,6-dehydratase, producing MIKNFNNIYKGKKVLVTGHTGFKGSWLAIWLKELGAEVIGYSLDPYTDKDNFVLSNLSDKIIDIRGDLRDKEKLAEVFSKYKPEIVFHLAAQPLVRLSYDIPVETYEVNVMGTINVMEEIRKTMETKVGIFITTDKCYENKEQIWGYRENEPMGGYDPYSSSKGAAEIAINSWRRSFFNPKDYEKHGKSIASVRAGNVIGGGDWAKDRIIPDCIRALEENRVIDIRMPKAVRPWEHVLEPLSGYLLLGQKMLENPGEYCEGYNFGPTLDAIVPVWDVAAMVTKFYGSGELKDCSNPNALHEANLLLLDITKARFELDWKPTLTIENSIELTTEWYKRYKNENVYDLCLEQIEKFCNYGEK from the coding sequence ATGATAAAAAATTTTAATAATATTTATAAAGGAAAAAAAGTATTAGTAACAGGACATACTGGTTTTAAAGGGTCTTGGTTAGCAATATGGTTAAAAGAGTTAGGAGCAGAAGTTATAGGTTACTCTTTAGATCCTTATACAGATAAAGATAATTTTGTACTTTCTAATTTATCAGATAAAATTATTGATATAAGAGGGGACTTAAGAGATAAAGAAAAATTAGCAGAAGTTTTTTCAAAATATAAGCCAGAGATAGTGTTTCATTTAGCAGCTCAACCTCTTGTTAGGCTATCTTATGATATTCCTGTTGAAACATATGAAGTGAATGTAATGGGAACTATTAATGTAATGGAAGAGATTAGAAAAACTATGGAAACAAAAGTAGGAATATTTATAACAACAGATAAATGTTATGAAAACAAAGAGCAAATCTGGGGGTATAGAGAAAACGAACCTATGGGTGGATATGATCCATACTCTTCATCTAAAGGAGCAGCAGAGATAGCTATAAACTCTTGGAGAAGATCATTTTTCAATCCAAAAGATTATGAAAAACATGGAAAAAGTATTGCTTCTGTAAGAGCTGGAAATGTAATTGGAGGAGGAGATTGGGCTAAGGACAGAATTATTCCAGACTGTATAAGAGCTCTTGAAGAAAATAGGGTTATTGATATAAGAATGCCAAAAGCAGTTAGACCTTGGGAACATGTATTAGAACCTTTAAGCGGATATCTGCTTCTTGGGCAAAAAATGTTAGAAAATCCAGGTGAGTATTGTGAGGGATATAATTTTGGACCTACTTTAGATGCAATAGTTCCTGTATGGGATGTTGCAGCAATGGTAACTAAATTTTATGGAAGTGGAGAATTAAAAGATTGCTCTAATCCTAACGCTCTTCATGAAGCTAATCTTTTATTATTAGATATAACAAAAGCGAGATTTGAATTAGATTGGAAACCAACTTTAACAATAGAAAATAGTATTGAACTTACAACAGAATGGTACAAAAGATATAAAAATGAAAATGTATATGATTTGTGTTTAGAGCAAATAGAAAAATTTTGTAATTACGGAGAAAAATAA
- a CDS encoding NAD-dependent epimerase/dehydratase family protein, whose translation MEKIVLFGGFGFIGKNLCEYLKDNYNIVIVDRIKDESFLINNKIKSYIYDFSNQEELNSIMKIEKPDYIINLISIVTADRDLALFNNMIKSNLDILLKIYESTKKLSNLKLNIQFGSGEEYGNIESPFDEKDKEIPSSPYAIVKLMTTNTAIMLNKNYNYPICIVRPSNLFGKYQGQEKFVPYIINQLKNNLPVKTSPGEQKRDFIEARNFSKEIEILLKNYKNSVGEIFNLGSGESLSLKEIINFLKEKLSSNSDIEFGAFPYRENEMMDFRLNIDKIKKLDNSFELKGLKEQLLDYIKGENK comes from the coding sequence ATGGAAAAAATAGTTTTATTTGGTGGATTTGGATTTATAGGTAAAAATTTATGTGAATATTTAAAAGATAATTACAATATAGTTATTGTAGATAGAATCAAAGATGAATCTTTTTTGATAAATAATAAGATAAAAAGTTATATTTATGATTTTTCAAATCAAGAAGAATTAAATTCTATAATGAAAATAGAAAAACCAGATTACATAATAAACTTAATATCAATAGTAACAGCTGATCGAGATTTAGCTCTATTTAATAATATGATAAAAAGTAACTTAGATATTTTATTAAAAATATATGAAAGTACTAAAAAATTATCAAATTTAAAGTTAAATATACAGTTTGGTTCAGGAGAAGAATATGGAAATATAGAATCTCCATTTGATGAAAAAGATAAAGAGATTCCAAGTTCTCCCTATGCCATAGTAAAATTAATGACTACTAATACAGCTATAATGTTAAATAAAAATTATAATTATCCTATCTGTATAGTAAGGCCGTCAAATTTATTTGGAAAATATCAAGGACAGGAAAAATTTGTTCCATATATAATTAATCAATTAAAAAATAATTTACCAGTAAAAACGAGTCCGGGAGAACAAAAAAGAGACTTTATAGAAGCAAGAAATTTTTCAAAAGAAATTGAAATACTTTTGAAAAATTATAAAAATTCTGTAGGAGAAATATTTAATCTAGGATCTGGAGAAAGTTTAAGTTTAAAAGAGATAATAAATTTTTTAAAAGAGAAGCTAAGTTCAAACTCGGATATTGAGTTTGGAGCATTTCCATATAGAGAAAATGAAATGATGGATTTTAGATTAAATATAGATAAGATAAAAAAATTAGATAACTCTTTTGAATTAAAAGGATTAAAAGAGCAATTATTAGATTATATAAAGGGAGAAAATAAATGA
- a CDS encoding GDP-mannose 4,6-dehydratase: MKYLINGGCGFLGSNMAEYYLNKGDEVIVFDNLYRFGSEKNLEWLNELNKNFKFIKGDIRNIYEIEKVIQEEKPDVIFHFAGQVAMTTSIENPYFDFEVNTKGVINVLESVRKYSPETIVCFSSTNKVYGDFEYINFKEEGLRYIPEGFENGFDEMTHLDFHSPYGCSKGAADQYMLDYARIFGLKTIVFRHSSIFGGRQFATKDQGWVGWFCQKAYEIKNNLNKEKFTISGTGKQVRDILFSSDLMECYRLAIKNIDKTKGQVYNIGGGMSNSYSLLELFKELENELDIKMDYEELPWRESDQKVFVADISKAKRDFGWEPKVDKKNGLLSMYKWVERINE; encoded by the coding sequence ATGAAATATTTAATAAATGGTGGATGTGGTTTTTTAGGAAGTAATATGGCAGAATACTATTTAAATAAAGGAGACGAAGTAATAGTATTTGATAATCTTTATAGATTTGGTTCAGAAAAAAACTTAGAATGGTTAAATGAATTAAATAAAAACTTTAAATTTATAAAAGGTGATATTAGAAATATATATGAAATAGAAAAAGTTATTCAAGAAGAAAAACCAGATGTAATTTTCCATTTTGCTGGACAGGTAGCAATGACAACATCAATAGAAAATCCTTATTTTGATTTTGAAGTAAATACAAAAGGGGTAATAAATGTGTTGGAGAGTGTAAGAAAGTATTCTCCAGAAACAATTGTTTGCTTCTCTTCTACAAATAAGGTATATGGAGATTTTGAGTATATTAATTTTAAAGAGGAAGGGTTAAGATATATACCCGAAGGATTTGAAAATGGTTTTGATGAGATGACTCATTTAGATTTCCATTCTCCATATGGTTGTTCAAAAGGAGCAGCAGATCAATATATGTTAGATTACGCAAGAATATTTGGTTTAAAAACAATAGTTTTTAGACATTCATCTATTTTTGGGGGAAGACAATTTGCAACAAAAGATCAAGGATGGGTTGGATGGTTTTGTCAAAAAGCTTATGAGATAAAAAATAATTTAAATAAAGAAAAGTTTACTATTTCTGGAACTGGAAAACAAGTTAGAGATATACTTTTTTCATCTGATTTAATGGAGTGCTATAGACTTGCTATAAAGAATATAGATAAAACAAAAGGTCAAGTTTATAATATTGGTGGTGGAATGTCTAATAGTTATTCATTATTAGAGCTATTCAAAGAGTTAGAAAATGAATTAGATATAAAAATGGATTATGAAGAACTCCCTTGGAGAGAGTCAGATCAAAAAGTATTTGTTGCAGATATATCTAAGGCCAAAAGAGATTTTGGATGGGAGCCTAAAGTAGATAAAAAAAATGGTTTATTATCAATGTATAAATGGGTAGAAAGAATAAATGAGTAA